One window from the genome of Rhodococcus sp. ABRD24 encodes:
- a CDS encoding rhomboid family intramembrane serine protease, whose product MTNPGWGGAASEGTPPPQPRCVRHPDRPTALSCTRCGRPACPDCLRAASVGHQCVDCVAAGQREMPQARTVSGAQIRTQNPTPVVTYALMALNVLIFAITALQAKSLMDNGGGVINRFTGVATFDSPLFGRLVLAPDLVAQGEWIRLLGSGFLHFGLVHLAVNMFALWVLGRDTEFVLGRSRYLAVYLLALFGGSASALTFESLGAFTAGASGAIFGIMGAQAVLLLRMRRSANPILAVIGLNIVISLTVPGISLWGHIGGLVVGAAATAVLVYAPTGQRTAADLARSRTLGWVGLAAVGVLVAGLIALRVVGLRDQMGLA is encoded by the coding sequence ATGACGAACCCCGGCTGGGGTGGTGCGGCGAGCGAGGGCACCCCGCCACCTCAGCCGAGGTGCGTGCGCCACCCCGATCGCCCCACCGCGCTGTCCTGCACCCGTTGTGGCCGCCCGGCGTGCCCTGACTGCCTGCGTGCCGCGTCTGTCGGGCATCAGTGCGTCGACTGTGTCGCCGCCGGTCAGCGGGAGATGCCGCAGGCCCGCACCGTCTCCGGCGCGCAGATCCGCACACAGAACCCGACGCCCGTCGTCACGTATGCGCTGATGGCGCTGAACGTGCTGATCTTCGCGATCACCGCGCTGCAGGCCAAGTCTCTGATGGACAACGGCGGCGGGGTCATCAACCGGTTCACCGGTGTCGCGACGTTCGATTCGCCGCTGTTCGGCCGGTTGGTGCTCGCGCCCGACCTGGTGGCCCAGGGCGAATGGATCCGGCTGCTCGGCAGCGGATTCCTGCACTTCGGCCTCGTCCACCTGGCCGTGAACATGTTTGCGCTGTGGGTGCTCGGCCGGGACACCGAGTTCGTGCTCGGGCGGAGTCGATACCTGGCGGTCTACCTGCTCGCACTCTTCGGCGGGTCGGCCTCGGCTCTGACGTTCGAGTCGCTCGGTGCGTTCACCGCCGGAGCGTCCGGCGCGATCTTCGGGATCATGGGCGCTCAAGCGGTGTTGTTGCTGCGAATGCGCCGAAGCGCCAATCCGATCCTGGCGGTGATCGGCCTCAACATCGTGATCAGCCTCACGGTCCCAGGCATCTCCCTGTGGGGGCACATCGGTGGACTCGTGGTGGGCGCCGCCGCGACCGCCGTGCTGGTGTACGCGCCGACCGGTCAGCGCACCGCCGCCGATCTTGCCCGGTCCCGAACTCTCGGCTGGGTGGGCCTTGCCGCGGTAGGCGTGCTGGTGGCGGGTCTGATCGCGCTGCGTGTCGTCGGGTTGCGTGATCAGATGGGCCTCGCCTAG
- the crgA gene encoding cell division protein CrgA gives MPKSKVRKKTDYTINPANRTPVKVKAGPSSALYVSVMLGVMLVGLAWLIVYYLAGEDLTWMNNLGAYNFLIGFGFMVVGLIMTMKWR, from the coding sequence ATGCCGAAGTCGAAGGTCCGCAAGAAGACCGACTACACGATCAATCCCGCGAACCGCACTCCGGTGAAGGTCAAGGCGGGTCCGTCGAGCGCTCTGTATGTGTCGGTGATGCTCGGTGTCATGCTCGTCGGACTGGCATGGCTGATTGTGTATTACCTGGCCGGTGAAGACCTCACATGGATGAACAACCTCGGCGCGTACAACTTCCTGATCGGCTTCGGGTTCATGGTGGTCGGCCTGATCATGACCATGAAATGGCGTTGA
- a CDS encoding lipase family protein — protein sequence MSGKWWAAVVMAVAVTVVVAPSATADPDFYLPPAQVPSGAAGDLIRSEPMPLAWQAGTFPADATRIMYRSNDTHGVPNVITGTYFDPALPWPGPGSRPLVSMAAGTQGQGDQCAPSKTIGGVVQYSPPANVRLSYEAVFVNALLSRGIAVVLTDYEGLGTPGIHTYVNRASEAHAVLDAARAAKRLPGTGIVADGPVGFWGYSQGGGAAAAAVELAPEYAPDLDVRGAYAGAPPADLAATLERIDGTSLTGAIGYALNSIAQAYPESRPLIEAETNERGRAMLADVQDQCVAETLTRYGYQRSADFTRTGESLSTVLARQPLAVELLAEQRIGNRTPQAPVLIQAATNDDIVPFDQARQLAADWCARGTTVQFSENGLPPVTPGLAVNHGLPYVLGAPESVTWLTDRFAGRPAPNNCSA from the coding sequence ATGAGCGGGAAATGGTGGGCGGCCGTGGTCATGGCGGTCGCGGTCACGGTGGTGGTTGCGCCCTCGGCGACGGCGGATCCGGACTTCTACCTGCCGCCGGCACAAGTGCCTTCGGGCGCTGCGGGTGATCTGATCCGCAGCGAGCCGATGCCGCTCGCGTGGCAGGCCGGCACATTTCCCGCTGATGCGACCCGAATCATGTATCGAAGCAACGACACTCACGGTGTGCCCAATGTGATCACCGGAACATACTTCGATCCGGCTCTGCCGTGGCCGGGGCCGGGGTCGCGACCGCTGGTGAGCATGGCCGCTGGTACCCAGGGACAGGGCGACCAGTGTGCGCCGTCCAAGACGATCGGTGGTGTGGTTCAGTACAGTCCACCGGCCAACGTGAGGCTGTCCTACGAGGCGGTGTTCGTGAACGCGCTGCTTTCCCGCGGTATTGCGGTGGTGCTCACCGATTACGAGGGACTCGGGACCCCCGGGATCCATACGTATGTCAATCGGGCGTCGGAGGCACATGCGGTGCTCGATGCCGCCCGGGCTGCGAAACGACTTCCAGGAACCGGGATTGTCGCGGACGGTCCGGTTGGATTCTGGGGGTACTCGCAGGGCGGTGGTGCGGCGGCTGCGGCGGTCGAGTTGGCCCCCGAGTATGCACCCGACCTGGACGTGCGCGGGGCCTACGCCGGCGCCCCGCCGGCCGACCTCGCCGCGACTCTCGAGAGAATCGACGGGACCTCACTGACCGGTGCGATCGGATACGCGCTGAACAGCATCGCGCAGGCCTATCCGGAGTCGAGGCCGTTGATCGAGGCAGAGACCAACGAGCGAGGTCGCGCGATGCTCGCGGACGTACAAGACCAGTGCGTCGCGGAGACGCTGACTCGATACGGCTACCAGCGCAGCGCGGACTTCACCCGCACCGGTGAGTCATTGTCGACCGTGCTCGCGCGTCAACCGCTGGCCGTTGAATTGCTCGCGGAGCAGCGAATCGGCAACCGCACCCCGCAAGCGCCGGTGCTGATTCAGGCCGCCACCAATGACGACATCGTCCCGTTCGACCAGGCCAGGCAGCTCGCCGCAGACTGGTGTGCGAGGGGCACGACAGTCCAGTTCTCCGAGAACGGGTTACCCCCGGTCACGCCCGGACTTGCGGTCAATCACGGACTGCCCTACGTGCTCGGGGCGCCGGAGTCGGTGACGTGGCTTACCGACCGATTCGCCGGCAGACCCGCGCCGAACAACTGCTCGGCATGA
- a CDS encoding nuclear transport factor 2 family protein translates to MAASPESIRNTVDSYIKAVATGTADDVLALYAEGATVEDPVGTEPRTTRESIREFYAIIEPMDQEAELVTLRIAANTAAFHFRLITKLGDQTLEIAPIDIMEFDDDGKIVSMRAVWGQDDMITG, encoded by the coding sequence ATGGCTGCGTCGCCCGAGAGCATTCGCAACACCGTCGACAGCTACATCAAGGCCGTCGCGACCGGCACCGCCGACGACGTCCTGGCCCTGTATGCCGAGGGCGCGACGGTCGAGGATCCCGTGGGCACCGAGCCGCGCACGACGCGCGAATCGATCCGCGAGTTCTACGCGATCATCGAGCCCATGGACCAGGAGGCCGAGCTGGTGACGCTGCGCATCGCAGCCAACACCGCTGCCTTCCACTTCCGCCTGATCACCAAGCTCGGCGATCAGACACTCGAGATCGCCCCCATCGACATCATGGAGTTCGACGACGACGGCAAGATCGTCAGCATGCGCGCGGTGTGGGGCCAGGACGACATGATCACCGGCTGA
- a CDS encoding DUF881 domain-containing protein — MPDVEEEPRGGRLRFGFWPVAVLVVCLVAGLLLATTRQVSHGNELRAADSARLSDLVRRAQTEVDAAASTRDRLAAQVLNLQESAAGTDTRVAEVLGESRGPAEAAGLTALSGPGVVVTLTDAPRDADGRYPAGAAPDDLVVHQQDVQSVLNALWAGGAEAVAMQDQRIVSTSAPRCIGNTLLLHGRTYSPPYVVTALGNPTRLAATLANEPGIRTFKQYAVRYGLGYAQQESDHLSVPAYTGQLHTEFARPVA, encoded by the coding sequence GTGCCCGACGTCGAGGAAGAGCCGCGGGGTGGACGCCTGAGGTTCGGCTTCTGGCCGGTCGCCGTCCTGGTGGTCTGCCTGGTGGCAGGCCTACTGCTCGCGACGACCCGGCAGGTGTCCCATGGCAACGAGTTGCGGGCCGCGGACTCGGCCCGGCTTTCCGATCTGGTGCGTCGAGCGCAAACCGAGGTCGACGCCGCCGCCAGCACCCGTGATCGCCTTGCGGCGCAGGTCCTGAATCTGCAGGAGAGCGCTGCCGGCACCGATACCCGGGTTGCGGAAGTGCTCGGGGAGAGCCGTGGGCCGGCGGAGGCAGCCGGTCTGACCGCGCTCAGCGGGCCCGGTGTCGTGGTCACCCTCACGGATGCGCCCCGTGATGCGGACGGCAGGTACCCGGCTGGTGCCGCACCGGACGATCTGGTGGTCCACCAGCAGGACGTGCAGAGCGTGCTCAATGCGTTGTGGGCCGGTGGTGCGGAGGCGGTCGCGATGCAGGACCAGCGAATTGTGAGCACGTCCGCGCCGCGCTGCATTGGTAATACGCTGCTGCTGCACGGGCGCACGTACAGCCCGCCGTACGTGGTGACCGCGCTCGGCAATCCGACCCGGCTGGCCGCGACGCTGGCGAACGAGCCCGGCATCAGGACGTTCAAGCAGTATGCGGTGCGGTACGGGCTCGGTTACGCGCAGCAGGAGTCGGACCATCTGTCGGTTCCGGCATACACGGGGCAGCTGCATACCGAGTTCGCGCGCCCAGTCGCGTAA
- a CDS encoding peptidylprolyl isomerase yields the protein MTSQTATATLHTNRGDIKISLFGNHAPKTVENFVGLADGSKEYSTQNAKGEASGPFYDGAVFHRVIDGFMIQGGDPTGTGRGGPGYKFGDEFHPELQFDRGYLLAMANAGPGTNGSQFFITVGPTPHLNRRHTIFGEVLDEESKKVVDAIATTAVDRSDRPVDEVVINSITVA from the coding sequence GTGACTTCACAGACTGCTACCGCAACGCTGCACACCAACCGTGGCGACATCAAGATCTCCCTGTTCGGTAACCACGCGCCGAAGACCGTCGAGAACTTCGTCGGCCTGGCCGATGGTTCCAAGGAGTACTCGACGCAGAACGCCAAGGGCGAGGCTTCCGGCCCGTTCTACGACGGTGCCGTGTTCCACCGCGTCATCGACGGCTTCATGATCCAGGGCGGCGACCCGACCGGCACCGGCCGCGGCGGCCCGGGCTACAAGTTCGGCGACGAGTTCCACCCGGAGCTGCAGTTCGACCGTGGTTACCTGCTCGCCATGGCGAACGCCGGTCCGGGTACCAACGGCTCGCAGTTCTTCATCACCGTGGGTCCCACCCCGCACCTGAACCGTCGTCACACCATCTTCGGTGAGGTGCTGGACGAGGAGTCGAAGAAGGTCGTCGACGCCATCGCCACCACCGCCGTCGATCGCTCCGACCGCCCGGTCGACGAGGTCGTGATCAACAGCATCACCGTCGCGTAG
- a CDS encoding PH domain-containing protein: protein MPEDELDLEPPLEWSTPLAAVGALIVGATVLVGGTFLTGVDAPGRFLAAVAAVGMLVLAGLGARQRPKLAVVSLDGESAVAATRLTGRRVYRRADILRIRIVRYPRLGRRVPMLEIDAVDPDGAERLLIFGRWDLGADPNVVFDALTVHGLVPPEARASD from the coding sequence ATGCCTGAGGATGAACTCGATCTCGAACCTCCGCTGGAGTGGTCCACGCCATTGGCCGCGGTGGGCGCATTGATCGTCGGCGCGACGGTACTGGTGGGCGGCACGTTCCTGACGGGCGTCGATGCGCCCGGCCGTTTCCTTGCCGCAGTGGCCGCAGTGGGGATGCTCGTCCTCGCCGGGCTGGGTGCCCGGCAGCGACCCAAGCTGGCGGTCGTGTCGCTCGATGGCGAGTCTGCGGTTGCCGCGACCCGGCTGACCGGGCGTCGCGTGTACCGGCGCGCTGACATCCTGCGAATCCGCATCGTGCGCTATCCGCGGCTGGGGCGCCGGGTGCCGATGCTCGAGATCGACGCGGTGGACCCGGACGGCGCCGAACGGCTACTGATCTTCGGACGCTGGGACTTGGGGGCCGATCCGAACGTCGTGTTCGATGCCCTGACGGTGCACGGGCTGGTGCCCCCGGAGGCTCGGGCGTCGGACTAG
- a CDS encoding TetR/AcrR family transcriptional regulator — MSRTGRAVVTAADARQPRTEKRAEILAAASELFAVKGYTGTSMRDIANDTGMLAGSLYYHFDSKEALAATMVRDLCNDIADAVQRPVNPADSPVEAIRRFALDIADAAARHPGALQVCLGVPETRDEELAALLVAEPRVADKKWQSLVRAAETAGALRPEVDVRLLREVLRVALAHSATLTPTGFSARKVAGCTIDILFDGLTTKPADTDLSESDAARVARRVIASWDREDRNVHSDKQDRILDAARFVFAERGFDATTTRDIAHSVGLTQGSLYHHFDSREAILVAILERFSTRMREAHDEIASVGGTPLETVDALIRMRSAAGKRFDAEVVILRSWAMLTSKEHFDFLKKDGRKSLRVWDRAFTAGVRDGSITMPGSGRLVFHCIGEILWSTNGLPRVSVDRLTRYNLETVLWGASPK, encoded by the coding sequence GTGAGTCGTACAGGGAGGGCGGTAGTCACGGCTGCCGATGCAAGACAACCACGTACCGAGAAACGCGCGGAGATTCTGGCCGCAGCTTCGGAGCTGTTTGCAGTCAAGGGCTATACCGGGACATCGATGCGGGACATTGCGAATGACACCGGAATGCTCGCCGGCAGTCTCTACTACCACTTCGATTCCAAGGAGGCACTGGCCGCGACGATGGTGCGCGACCTGTGCAACGACATAGCCGACGCAGTACAACGCCCGGTGAATCCCGCCGATTCACCCGTCGAGGCAATCCGCCGGTTCGCCCTCGACATAGCCGACGCCGCTGCACGTCATCCTGGTGCGCTACAGGTGTGCCTCGGTGTCCCGGAAACCCGTGACGAGGAATTGGCGGCGTTGCTCGTGGCCGAGCCCCGGGTAGCGGACAAGAAGTGGCAGTCGCTGGTGCGGGCGGCCGAAACTGCCGGTGCCCTCCGACCCGAGGTGGATGTGCGTCTTCTGCGCGAGGTGCTCCGCGTCGCGCTGGCACACAGCGCGACGTTGACGCCCACCGGCTTCTCCGCCCGAAAAGTGGCCGGGTGCACGATCGACATACTGTTCGACGGTTTGACCACCAAGCCGGCAGATACGGACCTGTCAGAATCGGACGCGGCGCGTGTTGCCCGCCGTGTGATCGCTTCGTGGGACCGTGAAGACCGGAATGTTCACTCCGACAAGCAGGATCGGATTCTCGATGCGGCACGCTTCGTCTTCGCCGAGCGCGGATTCGATGCGACGACGACGCGGGACATAGCGCACTCCGTCGGACTCACACAGGGCAGCCTGTATCACCACTTCGATTCGCGGGAGGCGATCCTGGTCGCGATCCTGGAGCGGTTCTCGACCCGGATGCGGGAGGCACACGACGAGATCGCCTCGGTTGGGGGAACGCCGCTCGAGACCGTCGACGCGTTGATCCGGATGCGCAGCGCGGCCGGCAAGCGGTTCGACGCCGAAGTGGTGATCCTCAGGTCGTGGGCGATGTTGACCAGCAAGGAGCACTTCGACTTCCTGAAGAAGGACGGCCGCAAGTCGCTGCGGGTGTGGGATCGAGCGTTCACTGCGGGCGTCCGCGATGGAAGCATCACGATGCCGGGCTCGGGTCGGCTGGTGTTCCATTGCATCGGTGAAATCCTTTGGTCCACAAATGGATTACCGCGAGTCTCGGTGGACCGCTTGACTCGATACAACCTCGAGACGGTGCTGTGGGGTGCATCACCCAAGTAG